One stretch of Streptomyces sp. NBC_00443 DNA includes these proteins:
- a CDS encoding molybdopterin oxidoreductase family protein: MPNSATPTHCPYCALQCGMNLTPLEGGGVAVVERPDFPVNKGALCGKGRTAPAVLESSVRLTSPLVRSGGTLVPATWDEALDRVAEGLARTRTEHGPDACGVFGGGGLTNEKAYSLGKFARIVLGTSQIDYNGRFCMSSAAAAGIRAFGLDRGLPFPLEDIPRTGCVILVGSNLAETMPPSLRFFNELRENGGTLIVVDPRRTKTAEQADLHLAPRPGTDLALALGLLHLIVAEGRVDEEYVQERTAGWEDARAAAMAHWPEYVERITGVSVPQLRETVRLFCEPEHAMVLTARGPEQQSKGTDTVGAWINLCLATGRAGRPLSGYGCLTGQGNGQGGREHGQKADQLPGYRKLDDPAARRHVAEVWGVDPDSLPGPGRSAYELLDALGTDIRSLLLMGSNPVVSAPHAAHIEERIKSLDFLAVCDVVLSETAALADVVLPVTQWAEETGTTTNLEGRVLLRRRAISPPEGVRSDLEVMHELAARLGDGEGTALEKGFPTDPEEVFEELRRASAGGAADYSGITYRRLAQENGVFWPCPAVADTDDAHDGGATDCEDSSPDLAAVPGDDDPARDGETAGAVHPGTPRLFLDRFATPDGRARFVPVSYRAVAEEPDDEYPVLLTTGRVVAQYQSGAQTRRVDELNAAAPGPFVELHPRLAARLGAAEGDPVAVVSRRGRAVAPARITTGIRPDTVFMPFHWPGEGRANTLTNPALDPTSRMPEFKACAVRVETVKS; the protein is encoded by the coding sequence ATGCCGAACTCCGCGACGCCCACGCACTGCCCGTACTGCGCCCTGCAGTGCGGGATGAACCTCACGCCCCTGGAGGGCGGAGGTGTCGCGGTGGTCGAGCGGCCGGACTTCCCGGTGAACAAGGGGGCACTGTGCGGCAAGGGCCGTACGGCCCCCGCGGTGCTGGAATCGAGCGTCCGCCTGACCTCGCCGCTGGTGCGGTCGGGCGGCACGCTCGTGCCCGCCACCTGGGACGAGGCGCTGGACCGCGTCGCGGAGGGCCTCGCCCGCACGCGTACGGAACATGGCCCGGACGCGTGCGGGGTCTTCGGCGGCGGCGGCCTGACGAACGAGAAGGCGTACAGCCTCGGCAAGTTCGCGAGGATCGTGCTCGGCACCTCGCAGATCGACTACAACGGCCGCTTCTGCATGTCGTCGGCGGCGGCGGCCGGGATCAGGGCGTTCGGCCTGGACCGGGGGCTGCCGTTCCCGCTGGAGGACATCCCGCGGACGGGCTGCGTCATCCTCGTAGGGTCCAACCTCGCGGAGACGATGCCGCCCTCGCTCCGCTTCTTCAACGAGCTGCGCGAGAACGGCGGCACGCTCATCGTCGTCGACCCGCGCCGCACGAAGACCGCCGAGCAGGCCGACCTGCACCTGGCACCCCGCCCCGGCACCGACCTCGCGCTGGCCCTCGGGCTGCTGCACCTGATCGTCGCCGAGGGGCGGGTGGACGAGGAGTACGTCCAGGAGCGCACGGCCGGCTGGGAGGACGCACGGGCCGCGGCGATGGCGCACTGGCCGGAGTACGTGGAGCGGATCACGGGGGTGTCCGTTCCTCAACTCCGGGAAACCGTGAGGCTGTTCTGCGAGCCGGAGCACGCGATGGTGCTCACCGCGCGCGGGCCCGAGCAGCAGTCCAAGGGCACGGACACCGTGGGCGCGTGGATCAACCTGTGCCTGGCGACGGGACGGGCGGGCCGGCCGCTGTCCGGGTACGGCTGTCTCACCGGGCAGGGCAACGGGCAGGGCGGGCGCGAGCACGGTCAGAAGGCGGACCAGTTGCCCGGCTACCGCAAGCTGGACGACCCGGCGGCGCGGCGGCATGTCGCCGAGGTGTGGGGCGTGGACCCGGACAGCCTGCCCGGGCCGGGGCGCAGTGCGTACGAACTGCTGGACGCGCTCGGCACGGACATCAGGTCGCTGCTGCTGATGGGCTCCAACCCGGTGGTGTCGGCGCCGCATGCCGCGCACATCGAGGAACGCATCAAGTCCCTTGATTTCCTCGCGGTGTGCGACGTCGTGCTGTCGGAGACGGCCGCCCTGGCGGACGTCGTCCTTCCGGTCACCCAGTGGGCGGAGGAGACCGGCACGACGACCAACCTGGAGGGGCGGGTGCTGCTGCGCCGGCGCGCGATCAGCCCGCCGGAAGGCGTTCGCAGCGACCTGGAGGTCATGCACGAGCTCGCGGCGCGGCTCGGCGACGGAGAGGGAACGGCCCTGGAGAAGGGCTTCCCGACCGACCCCGAGGAGGTCTTCGAGGAACTGCGGCGGGCCAGTGCGGGCGGGGCGGCGGACTACTCGGGGATCACGTATCGCAGGCTGGCCCAGGAGAACGGGGTGTTCTGGCCGTGCCCCGCGGTGGCCGACACCGACGACGCCCACGACGGGGGCGCCACGGACTGCGAGGACTCCTCGCCGGACCTGGCCGCAGTGCCCGGCGACGACGACCCGGCACGGGACGGCGAGACCGCCGGCGCGGTGCACCCCGGCACGCCCCGCCTCTTCCTCGACCGGTTCGCCACGCCGGACGGACGGGCGCGGTTCGTCCCCGTGTCGTACCGGGCGGTCGCCGAGGAACCCGACGACGAGTACCCGGTCCTCCTCACGACCGGCCGGGTCGTGGCGCAGTACCAGTCCGGCGCCCAGACCCGCCGCGTCGACGAACTGAACGCCGCCGCGCCGGGCCCGTTCGTGGAGCTGCACCCCCGGCTGGCGGCGCGGCTCGGGGCGGCCGAGGGCGACCCGGTGGCCGTGGTGTCGCGCCGGGGCCGTGCGGTGGCCCCCGCCCGCATCACGACCGGCATCCGCCCGGACACCGTCTTCATGCCCTTCCACTGGCCGGGCGAGGGCCGCGCCAACACCCTGACCAACCCGGCACTCGACCCGACGTCACGCATGCCGGAGTTCAAGGCGTGCGCGGTGCGGGTGGAGACGGTGAAGTCTTAG
- a CDS encoding gamma-glutamylcyclotransferase family protein, which produces MTPPPLPFFVYGTLRPGEPNHDAFLRGRTLTEEPARLAGAVLYDGPGYPYAVEALGGRGTVYGDLVTARPEEYPALLAALDHLEEYAPNDPRSLYERVPREVLRDTDGTAVLAWVYVAAPPVAARLRTRGRLIESGDWTRRPPG; this is translated from the coding sequence GTGACCCCGCCGCCCCTGCCCTTCTTCGTCTACGGCACCCTCCGCCCCGGCGAGCCCAACCACGACGCCTTCCTGCGCGGCCGCACCCTCACCGAGGAACCGGCACGACTGGCCGGGGCGGTGCTGTACGACGGCCCCGGCTACCCGTACGCCGTCGAGGCCCTGGGCGGGCGCGGCACGGTGTACGGCGATCTCGTCACGGCTCGCCCCGAGGAGTACCCCGCGCTCCTAGCCGCTCTGGACCACCTGGAGGAGTACGCCCCGAACGACCCGCGCAGCCTCTACGAACGCGTCCCCCGCGAGGTGCTCCGCGACACCGACGGAACGGCCGTACTGGCGTGGGTGTATGTCGCGGCACCCCCGGTCGCGGCCCGCCTGCGTACCCGCGGCAGGCTCATCGAGAGCGGCGATTGGACGAGGCGGCCGCCGGGCTGA
- a CDS encoding sirohydrochlorin chelatase — protein MTASNPLHDESTMVHLDSTAHIMNRISSQLASQLGLVSLDGRRRPEPPALVVVAHGSRDPRALSTVRALLDKVRALRPGLPVHLGHIELNEPLLPDTLAALGTREAILVPLLLSRGYHVKRDIPEMAAEADVHARVAPALGPHPLLVEALRARLVEAGWRTRMDEPTRRASAVVLAAAGSRDPESKVDTARTAHLLANRLGVPVIPAYATTATPTVPDAISALAARGRTRVAIASYFTAPGRFATECAAAAPWIAAAPLGTHAAMASLLLHRYDQMLTTPVTTSPELASA, from the coding sequence ATGACGGCGTCGAACCCGCTTCACGACGAGTCCACGATGGTCCACCTCGACAGTACGGCGCACATCATGAACCGGATCAGCAGCCAGCTCGCCAGCCAGCTCGGCCTCGTCTCGCTCGACGGCAGACGGCGCCCCGAACCGCCCGCGCTGGTCGTCGTGGCCCACGGCAGCCGCGACCCGCGCGCCCTGAGCACCGTCCGCGCGCTCCTCGACAAGGTCCGCGCCCTGCGCCCCGGCCTGCCGGTTCACCTCGGCCACATCGAGCTGAACGAGCCCCTGCTCCCCGACACCCTCGCCGCCCTCGGCACCCGCGAGGCGATCCTCGTCCCCCTCCTCCTCAGCCGCGGCTACCACGTCAAGCGGGACATCCCCGAGATGGCCGCCGAAGCCGACGTCCACGCGCGCGTGGCCCCCGCCCTGGGCCCGCACCCCCTGCTGGTCGAGGCACTCCGCGCCCGCCTCGTCGAGGCCGGCTGGCGCACCCGCATGGACGAGCCCACCCGCCGAGCGAGCGCGGTCGTCCTGGCCGCGGCCGGCTCCCGCGACCCCGAGTCCAAGGTCGACACGGCCCGCACGGCCCACCTCCTGGCCAACCGCCTGGGCGTCCCGGTGATCCCGGCCTACGCGACGACGGCGACCCCGACCGTCCCGGACGCCATCAGCGCTCTCGCCGCCCGGGGGCGCACCAGGGTCGCGATCGCCTCCTACTTCACGGCCCCGGGCCGCTTCGCAACGGAGTGCGCGGCGGCGGCCCCGTGGATCGCGGCGGCCCCGCTGGGCACCCACGCCGCGATGGCAAGCCTGCTGCTCCACCGCTACGACCAGATGCTGACGACTCCGGTCACGACATCACCGGAATTGGCGTCGGCTTGA
- a CDS encoding SanA/YdcF family protein, whose translation MRRPKLRRPRLPRTRAGQRRLVQAVMAGCVLGLLPATWMYVVTGGRLHTTADVPRTDVAVVFGAGLWEGEPSPYLAHRLDAAAELYREGRIEAVLVTGDNGREDYDEPDAMRTYLTRHGVPGSRIVSDYAGFDTWDSCVRAKKIFGVDEAVLISQGFHIRRAVALCQEAGVTSYGVGVDDRHDATWYYGGTREIFAAGKAALDAVFEPDPRFLGRREAGVANALAAER comes from the coding sequence ATGCGCCGACCGAAGCTGCGGAGACCACGTCTGCCGCGCACCCGCGCCGGGCAGCGGCGGCTGGTGCAGGCCGTGATGGCCGGGTGCGTGCTGGGGCTGCTTCCGGCCACCTGGATGTACGTCGTGACCGGCGGCCGGCTGCACACCACGGCCGACGTGCCGCGCACCGACGTCGCCGTCGTCTTCGGCGCCGGCCTGTGGGAGGGCGAGCCGTCCCCCTACCTCGCGCACCGGCTCGACGCGGCGGCCGAGCTGTACCGCGAGGGGCGGATCGAGGCCGTGCTCGTCACCGGCGACAACGGCCGCGAGGACTACGACGAGCCCGACGCCATGCGGACGTATCTGACCCGGCACGGCGTGCCCGGCTCCCGCATCGTCAGCGACTACGCCGGCTTCGACACCTGGGACTCCTGCGTCCGCGCGAAGAAGATCTTCGGCGTCGACGAGGCGGTGCTGATCAGCCAGGGCTTCCACATCCGGCGGGCGGTCGCGCTGTGCCAGGAGGCGGGCGTGACGTCGTACGGCGTCGGGGTCGACGACCGGCACGACGCCACCTGGTACTACGGCGGCACGCGGGAGATCTTCGCGGCCGGAAAGGCGGCCCTGGACGCCGTGTTCGAGCCGGATCCCCGGTTCCTCGGGCGGCGGGAGGCGGGGGTGGCGAACGCGCTGGCGGCGGAGCGGTGA